A window of the Chthoniobacterales bacterium genome harbors these coding sequences:
- a CDS encoding ABC transporter ATP-binding protein, with product MSAMIVLEVEALTKSYAQRPILRDVSFKLDQCERVALLGPSGSGKTTVLNCVGGVERADGGSVTIAGRVLAKMGADELAALRREHIGTIFQFYHLLPTLSAAENIELPLQLLGVATNEREARVRELLDRVGIAHRATALPGQLSGGEMQRVAIARAVVHRPTLILADEPTGSLDSATGAQVLELLAEVVGETKAALLLVTHSTEAVRYCKRVLRMQDGQIVDGA from the coding sequence ATATCCGCGATGATTGTTCTCGAAGTTGAAGCATTGACGAAAAGCTACGCGCAGCGCCCGATCTTGCGCGACGTGTCTTTCAAGCTGGACCAATGTGAGCGAGTCGCACTGTTGGGGCCGTCGGGAAGCGGGAAGACGACGGTCCTGAACTGCGTCGGGGGCGTGGAACGTGCCGACGGAGGCAGCGTGACGATCGCCGGCCGCGTGCTCGCCAAGATGGGTGCGGACGAATTGGCTGCCCTGCGGCGCGAGCACATCGGGACGATTTTTCAATTTTACCATCTGCTGCCGACGCTGAGCGCCGCCGAAAACATCGAGCTGCCATTGCAGCTTCTCGGCGTAGCGACAAACGAGCGTGAGGCACGGGTGCGCGAGTTGTTGGATCGCGTGGGGATCGCGCACCGTGCCACCGCGCTTCCGGGACAGCTCTCCGGCGGCGAAATGCAGCGCGTTGCCATCGCGCGGGCGGTGGTGCACCGACCCACGTTGATTCTGGCTGACGAGCCCACGGGCAGCCTGGATTCGGCCACGGGTGCGCAGGTGCTGGAGCTGTTGGCGGAGGTTGTGGGTGAAACAAAAGCAGCGCTCCTGCTGGTGACGCACAGCACGGAGGCAGTGCGGTATTGCAAGCGTGTGCTGCGCATGCAGGACGGACAGATCGTTGACGGCGCATGA
- a CDS encoding SLC45 family MFS transporter, protein MGFALCVQINALSWILSTKYNLSIEHVGYVWLAGPLAGLLAQPIVGLISDNVWFWGGRRRPFILIGGVTASLMLLALPLLGEISRWTGIQILWTAVIVALTLDLAINVGFNPTRSIIADLTPEGEPRTKGFTWMQTISGMFGVLAYVIGALFGNYALIYAGVALVFLFNVVPPFLLKEPRELGRVAAHDAPEKPAGHRGKTNLPRLLHIYVAHAFTWVGVQTMFVFMFAYAHGAFYPGVAKLDEAQETGLGQIISISFLVMNVVGFILPVAVLQPLAKKVGLVRTHTMSIFVMAAGYAAIAFLGAGGAPILYALMGVVGIGWAAVVSLPFAIMSDSVDKARMGLFMGIFNLSVVIPQIFVSLGIGKIVASAADKNIVFIISAAALGVSAVLWALLREDRVEPGELVMGSGGH, encoded by the coding sequence ATGGGTTTCGCGCTTTGCGTGCAGATCAACGCGCTGAGTTGGATACTCAGCACGAAATACAACCTGTCCATCGAGCATGTTGGCTACGTCTGGCTGGCCGGTCCCCTCGCCGGTCTGCTTGCGCAACCAATCGTCGGCCTCATCAGTGACAATGTCTGGTTCTGGGGCGGACGCCGCCGGCCATTCATCCTCATTGGCGGTGTCACCGCTTCGCTCATGTTGCTGGCACTTCCGCTCCTCGGTGAAATCAGCCGCTGGACGGGCATTCAGATCCTTTGGACCGCGGTGATCGTCGCCCTCACCCTCGACCTTGCCATCAATGTCGGCTTCAACCCCACCCGATCGATCATCGCCGACCTCACGCCGGAAGGCGAACCGCGCACCAAGGGATTCACTTGGATGCAAACCATTTCCGGCATGTTCGGCGTCTTGGCCTACGTGATCGGCGCTTTGTTCGGTAACTACGCGCTGATCTACGCGGGCGTGGCGCTCGTGTTTTTGTTCAATGTTGTGCCTCCCTTCCTGCTCAAGGAACCGCGCGAACTCGGCCGCGTGGCCGCGCACGATGCGCCCGAGAAGCCGGCGGGCCACCGCGGAAAAACCAACCTTCCCCGCCTTCTGCACATCTACGTGGCACACGCGTTCACATGGGTCGGTGTGCAAACAATGTTCGTCTTCATGTTCGCCTACGCGCACGGAGCTTTTTATCCGGGAGTTGCCAAACTTGACGAAGCGCAGGAGACCGGACTCGGGCAGATCATCTCGATATCCTTCCTTGTCATGAATGTCGTCGGCTTCATTCTTCCGGTGGCAGTGCTACAGCCCCTTGCCAAAAAGGTCGGCCTGGTCCGCACCCACACTATGAGCATTTTCGTCATGGCTGCCGGATACGCGGCCATCGCTTTTCTCGGCGCCGGCGGCGCACCTATTCTTTATGCGCTTATGGGTGTGGTCGGCATCGGCTGGGCAGCCGTGGTGAGCCTGCCTTTCGCCATCATGAGCGACAGTGTGGACAAAGCCCGCATGGGGCTCTTCATGGGGATATTCAATCTCTCGGTCGTCATCCCCCAGATCTTCGTCAGCCTCGGCATCGGAAAAATCGTCGCCAGCGCGGCAGACAAGAATATTGTTTTCATCATCAGCGCAGCAGCCCTTGGGGTGTCGGCCGTGCTCTGGGCGCTCCTGCGCGAGGACCGCGTGGAACCGGGCGAACTCGTGATGGGATCGGGTGGACATTGA